Within the Molothrus aeneus isolate 106 chromosome 1, BPBGC_Maene_1.0, whole genome shotgun sequence genome, the region GTTCAGGGTGCTCCTGTGCAGATCCACTGCGCGTGTGAGCAGGCACCAGGTGTGACAACACTTAGGAGATCTGTGCAGAGTTAGCTGCGCAGGGTGGCAGCATCTCTGCTCACCAGTCATCCCGGCTTAAAAACGCTGCTCCAGGGCACGAGGAGCAGGGATTTTCGGACTCTGGGGAAAAGCTGGGATGGTACAGAtgtgggagctgggaggtggAGATGAGGAATGGTCAGCAAGTCGCCTTGGCCCGCACAGGTGTGTCCAGCAGCTGTTGCAGCACGGTGCCAGTGTGAACAGTCAGAcggaggaggagcaggacacagcGCTGCATGTGGCATCGCGGCACGGCCTGGCAGAGCACGtccagctgcttctgcagcacGGGGCTCAGCTGGACGTGAGGAACAAGGAGGGGCAAACACCGCTGaatgctgcctgtgcccagcagcaccagccccaggaCATGGACCGCTACTACCGGGTGTGCCAGCTGCTGGTGGAGAGCGGTGCCAGCGTCAACGCCGAGGACCGGGACCGGCAGCACCCGCTGCACCTGGCCTGCAAGAATGCCAACGCTCAAATCGCGGAGTTACTGCTGGCCCGGGGTGCCAATGTCAATGTCATGAACTACGGCGGCAACACGGCCCTGCACAACATCCTGCAGGTGGCTGCCTACAAGCGGGAGCACCGCCCGGAGCTCGTGGTGCGAGCGCTGCTCAACCACGGCGCCGTGCGCGTCTGGCCGGGCTCCCTCCTCAAGGTGCGGGGACTGGGTGGGAGGGgaaggctgtgagcagcactaGGGCCCCCGTGGGCCCTCCTGTCGCAGCCGGGCTTATTCCAAGGCAGCCTGTtcgctgtcctgccctgcctaGGGTctgggaagggagaactggCGTTATTGGCATGGGAATCCCTGATGCTTTCTCCTGGGGTGTGTTTTGCGGTATTACTCTCCTGCTTGTCTGCTAAGCTGTGTGGACAGAACTCACCCAGTTTCCATAATTACTTGCTCTAGAAATTGTTAGTCCTTTTCCTCTGGAGGTGTTTCTTCTCAGGGGCAcaccctccagctcctgctgtctcTGCAAAACACCCGCAGACAAAGGGTTAATTTCCTGTCTTAATTCCTGAGCACTGCAATAATTACCCAGCCCGGAGATCAGCAGATTGCTCTCCCCTTTgggaaaatacaggaaaatcaACAATTAACACTAATTAATCTCCTATTAACGCCAGATAATGAGGATCACTGGTACAGCCAGAATAGACTCTGACAGCTACTGCTGGCCTGGGCCATGGGGAGTGGCAGCCCGGAGCCAGGGAAATCTGCCTCGATGCAGCTTTGCCTGGGTGGGGTGCTCTCCAAAGGCTGCGCTGTTGCTGGGTACATGGCACTGGTGTGTCACCTGCACCTACACCAACGTGGGACACACCAGAGATGTGGTACAAATACCTGTGAAGTACTCTGCGGCTCTGTGCCACCCTTGACATGGGCACAGCGCTGCTCTAGACACAGGTACAGATGTCTCTGCAGCCAAAGAGGCACAATCCTGCATCCCTGAGCCCCCGATGTGGCCCTCAAAAGAGGCATGGTGTACTGTGCTCTGTCTGATCACAAAATGAATGCCAGTCCCTGCCCTGGAATGGCTTATGCTCTAACTACTGCAATGTGAGGTAAGGAGTCTGGTGTAAAGCAAAGGGTTGGTGTTTATGAGCTCCTTGCAGCAGTGAAGCTGGTGGAGATCATCACCCCAGCCATGCACGATGGTCCCTGTGtctgaggaggagctgtgggttGTGCTGAAGGCAGCCATGCTGTGCATTTTGGGTGATGGCTCAGCCCTCCTCTTTGCAAGGAGGGATGCTCTGGTGCTCCATATCTGCAGTGGTTTTTCTCTCCTGGGTCAGAATGAGGGAAGGACAGGAGTTCACCAGATTTACTATATCTGGTTGAGCAGTACTTTAGGAGGTGAGTAGGGCTTGCAGGATCTTGCCAAATGATGACGATCACCTGCTcttgatgccttaagttttagctttcatattttccagattctgtactgcattagtgcATAACTCTGAACTTTGCTTAAAGTGTTAGCAAGCTCTCTTCACAGCttagtcagacaaaacaatacctttccagccccagaaccaaggaTACCATTCCAGCTTCAGGCCAAAACCTGTAAACAACAGGGAGTTGaggagagcaaactgggaggatgGGGCTGCATaacctggagctgtaattggacaattaacctcaatatgtaaatggaccaaaacttataaaaatatGACAACTCGTGACTCGgagtccatcttgggtgtagcctcagccaggctcttgtgctgcccagggtgcatcctttgaaggccttttaatcaatccctgctttatcCCTTTAACGCTGTCCAGCCCCTGTTCCAGGTGTTCCAGGTGGCCTCTCAAGGCATCTGTCTGTCCGTGCCAGGTGCTGCgatgctgccacagctgcccgCGCGTCATCGAGGCCCTGGTAAACAGCTACAGCCACGTGCACGTCTCCGAGGACTGGCTGGCAGCAGTTCCAGCAGAGGTGGTGCAGGTAAGGGaaccagtgctggctgctgctgaggaacaCATGTCCAGGCTCTGATGGGTTCTGCCAGGGGCATCTTGGCCTGGAGGGTTgggtggagctggggctgccagggggctgcaggcacagggatggggctgttggggatggggaggatgcTCCATAGTGAGGCAAGTGGATATCTGGTTCTACCTCTGGTCCCAGGGTGATATCTTCAGCTGTGCATGCCTCTggtccttttttctctctgtagaaATACCCATGTTTCTACCAGTCCCTTTTCTCCCTGGGGCACAGACCTCgctccctgcagcacctggctCGCTGCGCGCTCAGGAGCCTCCTGGAGGGCCGGCTGCTGCTggtcctgtcccagctgcatcTGCCCAGTGCCCTGCACCAGTTCCTGCTGCTCGGCTTCGAGGACGTTCTCTACTAGGGCTGGCAGTTCCAGTCCTGCTGTGCCTTTCTGTGCAGatgttccacccctgccagtGCAGTCTGTGCTTTACagcttcccccttcccctcgCCCCATCCTGCCTGGCCACATCAGCCCCCTGTGCCAAGCCTGCTGCTGCGTCCCAGTCCCAGCCAGCCTTGTGCTCTGTATCATGCACCTGTTTTGGAGTGTTCTGTTTGTCCATACTAATCCAGACAGACTCCAGACTAACAAAAGGAGGTATGGGAATTAGGGAATTTTGTGGTACAAGAAGCAAAGACACTGCATGGATCACAGGCTTAGTAGTAGGGTACCAGATTCCCTATCCCAAATCCAAATACCCTAGCCTGTACTAGGCAACTCTGTGGTCCTGTCTTTAGTCAAGTTGGTTGGTCTGTACCCAAAGATGTTTGGAATAAATCCTGTTCTTTATACCAACCTGAGCATGACTTCTTCATTTCTTTGAAGACTGTTCTGACAGAGCTCACCTGACATGCCAAGCGATGATGGCATGTGCACTCAGAGCTGTGCACCCACCTGCTTCTCAGAGGGACATGTGTGGTGGGTGTTGAGTCAAGCCCCTTTCATGAAGGTGCCATGTCTGGGTTACCTGGCTCAGGAGCTTGGGGCAGGGTGGCCGTGCTTGTGCAGCACTGAGGACCTTGCTGCTGGTGGGAAGGAATGTGTCCTGGGactgctgcccctgggcagagagcagccagggcacagtTCAGGGTCACACTGTGCAGGGTCACACTGCCTGGCCTGCGCCACTCCCTCGACAAGGTGAAGGGAAATGCTTTATCCTGCGACATAAGACACAGTTATGAAGAAAAGGAAGCACTATCCATCCTTTAAGATCTGCTCTAAACAAGCTCCATTACTGCCTCTGGCTCAAGGAGTGCCTGAGCACCAcggctgtggctgcacaggtgTGCAGGGCAGTGGGTCCCTCTTCTGCTGCACTCGCTCTGCCTGGCCTCTCACCAcggccacagccacagcaggactCTGCAACGTGCTGCTCTGAGGGGAAAGCTGTGTGACAGACCCTGAggtgccctctgctcctgcctctctgggcacaggggctgcagctctgtgccctcagccctgctgctctggggacatgAACCCAAAACCACACTGAGAGGTTGATCCTGCTGCTCCTAATGTGCCTGCACTGCTGATGTGCCACAGCAGGAATGCTAACAGGGATGTGTTCATGTGCTACAGGTGCACACAAGGTGCCTGGAAGCACTTGTGCCTGCCTTTATGTAGGTGCTATTGCAGCATAGAGATGGTATATGACACACAGGGGCAGAGAGGTGAGCTGTTGGCTTGGGGTGACCACAACTATCTGCAAAACTGGCATGAAGTGTACAGGGGAGCCAAAGTTTTTGAAATACATGGATGATGGCCTGCCCTCTCACCATGGGCCAGTGGTGCATCTCCCTTGCACCACTGTAGGAAGGGGGTCTGAAGTTACCACCTTCCTACTGGCTGAACCTGCTTGTCTGCTCAGGTCATCTGTTTATGTGATCACAGTCAGTGATCTTGTTCCCAAAGTCTAATCACCACTTTAGAGAGTTCATTTTTAGCCAGATGATGTCTGTGAGTGAAGGAGGAACAGAAACAGGAAGGTCTGTCCTTTCTGGTGGCAGCACAATCTGGGATTGCCTCAGCCTGACCTGGTGTCCTGCTCTGAAGGCAGCCTGCACACCTGGACAGGTACACCATCCCTCTCTCCAACACTGTCCCTATGCCTGCATTAACTTGTGCTCAGTAATGCATGCTCAGCCATGGTAATATCTCCTTAGAACGGGGAAGAGTTGAATTTCATAGTTGGCTTTATTTTGCAGTTGTTACTTGTGGCTGTCAGGCTTATAGCTGCTTCCTGGGTCTTGCTGGTTGCTGTTGCCAGTTCTGAGGCTGAtggaggcagctccagctcctccagtggGAAGAGCTGAGCACACAGGGTCTGGTTTCTGCAAAGACAGGAGCAGATGGAGCTCTGGCACACCCTGGTCCTTCCTGGATGGAGGTGGCCCAGACAGGCACCTGCTGCAATGAAGGACCCAtggtggggctgcaggtgcatttccagggctcctcctccttccaGAGCCACGAGATTTGCAGACAGAGCATCCTGGTGTGTCTGGGAGGGCAGAGGTCAGGTGGGTGGAGAGATGAACAGGCCATCCCTGGCCACATATCTCCAGAAACTGAGTTTTGTCTGTGCTCCTGCTAAAACTGAAAGGAGCACGAATTCATTATGCATAAGGATACGCCTGGATAACATTCTTCAAGGAATGTGAGGCTGGTAGGAAAAAGGGAGAACCTTTTACAGCATGACCAACACAACTggtgggaaaaaacaaaactaaatcaAACCAGTCCACCAGAAAGCTTCTGGGAACTCCAGCCCTTTGGCAAATGGAAACAATCAGAAAAGTTCAAGCTAAGATGAAGGCTGAGTGCAAGTGCTTTGACTTCAACTCAGTTATGCTAATTGATTAGCAATTgattttcaaaaacatttaCAATAACAGATTTAAAAAGATTTCATGTTCCAGAGCACATTCTGGCAATTCAACAAGCTTTGCTATTTTCTCAGGTTCCTGAAGGGGAAATTCCTAATGCAGCATTGGATGTACTTGAGGGGACAATTTTGCCAGGGAAATTTAACCGTCCTGAGTGGAAGGGCTGTGGTCTCTACTGAGAACACTGAACCTAGGGGGTTGTTAGCACAGGGACACGTGGTTCTGGTGTGTTTTtatcagctgctgcaggcacggGCAGCTGCCAGTCACTTTTGTGCCCTGGGTTTGCTGGGAATGtctcttgggcacaggctggtgctcctgctccagcacccacCGGGGTTTGCCAGCAGAGAAGTCGTGGCAAGATGCACCCTTAGGAGTGGCTGGGGAGATGCGAGTCCACTGTTGCATTTTCAGTGCAGCCATTGAAGTGGTGTGCTCTGGGAAAGAGTCATCCCGCTCCAGACAGAAGTTtccatcccagctgcagccactggGTCCTGCTTTGAGCCTCCCTGTGCAGCCAaagccctgcccatccctggtaTCCCTTCTGACAGACAACCAGCACACTCTGCAGGCTGCCCAGCCTCAAGCACCTGCTTGACTCTCACTCAGTTTTTCCTGTTCCTCAGTGAAGAGCATGAGAGGCCATCATGGAGGTTAACAGTGAGGTACTTACAGGCAAAGCAAGCAGAGAAAAGCTCTTTCCCAGCATGTCTGTACCCACCCTGAGTTGTAACCTGCTTCTTAGGTAGTTTTGAGTCAAAAAAGCATCTTTGTATTTTTTGGCTgtggagagattttttttttttctgccacagATTTGACCAATCACTTTTTGGAGCTGTGCCTATTTGATCATTCTGATGTCCTTATGGGAGGAGAGAAGAATTGCACAGTGCATTGATCACCTCCCTCTCTTTATCTTTCTGCTGTCACTGTTATGTTTCATTTGATGCCATGTAAGAACGTATGGGCaacaattttctgtttctcttcatCATTCAACTTAAAACTACACAGATCTGTGCTATTTCTCCCCTTATTTGGGCTGGAATTGTGTTCAGCTGTGTTGTTCCTGTGTGGAAGCTGTCACCCAGCCCTGACTCCACACGCAGGGGTTCCCTGGGCTTTCCTTGTTGCAGTGCATCCCCTGAGATGGAGGGAGgacagctgtgcacagctgtgcACAGTGTTTGTGTGGGGGCTGTTCTGCTGGGCACTTGAGATCACACAAATGCTCAGGAGCCCTGGGTCTGTATTTGATGGGATTTGCCTGTATTTGATGGGGTTTGCCCATTTCACAGCCCAGGAGGAGGCCTGGGCAGAGATGCCCTGCAGCCAGTGTGTGCTCCATGGCAGATGTTGCAGCCTCTGATGTTGTCAGACCTGTTACACCCATGATGCTGTCCCTGAATTACAGTGAAGCCCCATTCCTCATGTACATATTGCACCTTACACTGCAGTGCAACCAACCAGGCTGTTCCTCAGCCTGGTGTTTGCAGCAACCCAGATCAGGTTCTCTTGAGCAAGTGCACTTCTTACTTTTACCATCCCAACAATTCACTTTTATCCATTCCAATAATTTTATCAGcaattgttttttatttctccctgaTTGCTAATAGCACACAGCACTGATATGTGCAGAGAATAGAGCTAGAGAGACACCTGTCCAAAGGCTGTGTGAGATAAGTCTCCTCAGCCACTCAGTTCTTTTGGATCTGTTCATACTGAGGACACTAACTGCAGCATACAGCTAATTTTTCTTATTGGAATGCCATGCAGAACTTAGTCAGATTTCTAAGCATGCCCCATCTGTCTCATTAGCTCTATCAAACTTGTACGCTTATAAAAAAAGTTACgtaaaataatttgaaagtaCCTCTTTCAAATTACATTAAATTGGGTTCTAGTTTTTACTGACTTACCCAGGACATCCTTTGAATGCTTGTCTGTGATTGCTTGGGAGGTATGTTGAACTAACTGCTTTGTAGTTTCTTGGATATCCATGTGAACACATTTAAATACTGACAAGACATTGGTATTTTTCCCCCTAGTAATCTTAAGTTCCCCAGTGTGCCATGATttgttataaagaaaaaaataaatggttcAGTGAACTCATTAGCCAATTAAATACTCTTGGATGTAAGCTCTTCTTCTGCACATTATAAAAATTGTTACTTACACAGTTTAGCATCTTCCTTAATTACTGATGGAATAGAAAGTATTTCATTACCACTGTAAAATATGAATACTGCACATAGTTGTTTCAAATGCAGAGCAGAAATATTTACTGAGTTACTGGATTTCATTATGCAGAATGCGTGCTGCACACAGACACCTGGGGCAGGTGCCCAGTGCCTGCAGGTCTCTGGTTCTCTGCTCAGGGGCACACAGCTCAAGGGTGGGGATTTCAGAGAGGCTGAGAAAGAGGAGGGTTCCGAGCAAGGCACCAGGAGAGGGagatgggctgcagggagatggGCTGCAAGGAGATGGGCTGCAAGGAGATGGGGTGCAGGGagatgggctgcagggagatgggctgcagggagatggGGTGCAAGGAGATGGGGTGCAGGGagatgggctgcagggagatggggtgcagggagatgggctgcagggagatgggctgcagggagatggGCTGCAAGGagatgggctgcagggagatgggctgcagggagatggGGTGCAGGGAGATGGGGTGCAAGGAGATGGGGTGCAAGGagatgggctgcagggagatggGGTGCAGGGAGATGGGGTGCAAGGAGATGGGGTGCAGGGAGATGGGGTGCAGGGAGATGGGGTGCAAGGAGATGGGGTGCAAGGagatgggctgcagggagatggGGTGCAGGGAGATGGGGTGCAGGGAGATGGGGTGCAGGGAGATGGGCTGCAAGGAGATGGGGTGCAAGGAGATGGGGTGCAGGGAGATGGGGTGCAGGGAGATGGGGTGCAAGGAGATGGGCTGCAAGGagatgggctgcagggagatggGGTGCAGGGAGATGGGGTGCAAGGAGATGGGGTGCAAGGagatgggctgcagggagatgggctgcaggggctgctgcagggggagcTGTGCAGCTGAGGGGGTTGGACacaccagggctgctcctcagtcccgtgtgcagctgtgggtgccTGTTCTCCATCACAGGGGtcacagggcaggaggggctgagagCCACCCCCCAAAGAGTGCCAGGGACCCCTTCATTGTCCCCTGACACCCACTGTGGACCCCACTGTGCCCTCTTGCTCAGCCTCCCTGAGGGCTCATTCAGCACTGTCAGGCCTTCCTAGGGGCACTTGGAGGTAAAACCAGAtacaggggctgaagctgggcaAACACATATTAGAAATGACACAATTTTAATAGCAAGGGCAATT harbors:
- the ASB10 gene encoding ankyrin repeat and SOCS box protein 10, with product MDCTSPLRSAPQRVLQPTPWKDSCSVSSQHSEHSLSPRGWGHQHGRLEPLQCQDLLVQNALFTGDLDMVQKYFTKSSAINLIIETRGDELRWTSSKRGLWSLSYEQELTTPLHITAGRGYTECLRLLLLRGAAVDLAPGGRTALHEACAAASPACVRLLLRAGADPEAVSEQGYRPLHLCKSSDSIGCVQQLLQHGASVNSQTEEEQDTALHVASRHGLAEHVQLLLQHGAQLDVRNKEGQTPLNAACAQQHQPQDMDRYYRVCQLLVESGASVNAEDRDRQHPLHLACKNANAQIAELLLARGANVNVMNYGGNTALHNILQVAAYKREHRPELVVRALLNHGAVRVWPGSLLKVLRCCHSCPRVIEALVNSYSHVHVSEDWLAAVPAEVVQKYPCFYQSLFSLGHRPRSLQHLARCALRSLLEGRLLLVLSQLHLPSALHQFLLLGFEDVLY